The Desulfopila inferna region TTAGTGTAAGGTATGGTAAAATTCCTTGTCAGTGCTTAAAAATCAGGTACAATGCCCATTCTTCAATGTAAGGTGAAACAGAACAACTGTTATATGATCCAGAGGCATTAAAACAACATTCGGGTTCCCTCACCCCGACAACCAAAAAGGAATTCCATGCTTTCTCTTACCGCAGCGCAGACGCGGCGCGCTCTTTTTTTTCTCATCGGTTTTCATATTCTCATCATTGCCCTGAGCAACTATCTGGTGCAACTGCCCTTACAAATCTTCGGCATGCATAGTACCTGGGGAACCTTTAGTTTTCCTTTCATCTTTCTGGCAACCGATTTGACCGTTCGTGTTTTCGGTGCGGTTGAAGCCAGAAGGATTATTTTCGGAGCGATGCTTCCGGCCCTGGCCGTCTCCTATCTCTTTTCGGTACTCTTTTTTGAAGGAATTTTTCAGGGAATGCAAGGACTTACAGAAGTCAATTTTTTCGTTTTTCGTATCGCCCTGGCAAGTTTTACCGCCTATGTCTTTGGACAGCTTCTCGACATAAAGGTATTTGCCGGACTGCGCCGCAGCAGCAAGTGGTGGGTTGCTCCATCCGCTTCGACCCTGCTCGGCAACCTGCTGGACACCATCATCTTCTTCGGAGTAGCCTTCTGGGCATCCTCGGATAGTTTTATGGCGGCGCACTGGCCGGAAATAGCTGCACTCGATTATGGTTTCAAAATCACGGTGAGCATGCTGCTTTTTCTTCCTCTGTACGGTGTGCTTCTTCGCTATCTGACCGAGAAAATATTGATCGGCAATGCAGAAAGAGCGATAGCAGGATAGCGCAGATAATTCATAGATCCTGCTTGAACTTAGCCTGCAGGAAGTTTCGAGCGCCGCAATATCAAGTAATATTTTAAGTATTAGGCCTTTTGAAAATTACAATGAGCGACGAATCACCTCATGGACATCTTGTTTTAATCATTTATTACTTGGATGGATGCTCTAATCCGACTACGATATAGTTCATAACTGCTTTATACATAAGATTTTTATTACCATAAAATTCAGCAAAAAATATTTGTCTTTCAGGCAAGTAATCTAGTATATTTTCGGTTGTATAGTTTCTCCTTCCCGATCAAGCGATTCCTGAACGACGGTGAAAATGGGCTTTTGTAAGATCTCCAAGGGAAGCAGAATGAAACTGGCTGAAATTCATTGGTAGTCAGATAAAAAATTGGATCATCGAACAATGAAAACAGGCAGCAGTTCTACTCATACAGATGCACCTTTTTGTCATGAATTTACCGTAACCCCTGAGACCATCGACCAAAACGGACACGTCAATAATGTCGTCTACATCCAGTGGATGCAGGATATTGCCGTGCGTCATTCAGAGGTCTGCGGCGGCACTGCCGCAATCGAAGAAAGGGGATGCAGCTGGATAGTGCGCTCGCACGCCATTGATTATCTTAGACCGGCTTTTGCCGGTGATCGAATAGTTGCCGTCACCTGGGTTGTGGATTTCCGCAAGGTCCGCTCCCTTCGCAAATATCAGTTCCTCAACAAAAAGGATGGTAGGGTGCTGGCACGGGGCCAAACCGACTGGGTTCATGTGAACTCCGGGGGCCGCCCCTGCGTCATACCTGAAGAGGTAAAGGCCTGCTTTCCCTTACTGCCCGATTATTCCCAATAGATGAGCGGAAGACGTCCATCCAGTTCAAGTTAAACTGCTGTTGTCAGCTCTTTGCTGAATAGTTACTAATCCCTGAAAGCCGGTAAACCGGCCGGGACTCTGTCCGGTCCCCTCCTTGAGGGGCATAAGTACCTTGGCAGTAGTCAACCTGCTGGTTTTTAATATCGTTTCGAGAGCAAGACACTAAAAACTGAACCTGAAGCCCCTGTTATTTTTGCACACTGCACTTATGGTGTATCTGAAAAGAAAACCAAGACAGATTTGTATTTTGAAAATTCCCTATAGCCTTTATCCCGAGATGACTCTTCCTGCCGAACCGTTAATATCCAGAAGAACTGTAGCGCAGTGCGGATGAAAAACAATACCCTCATCACCCTGCTGCTCTCGGTTTTTATCGCTTTTCTCGGTATCGGCATCATTGTTCCCATAATGCCGGTATTTGCTGGAGAACTCGGGGCCGGCGGATTCTCCCTGGGCATGATAATAGCGGCATTTTCAATGACCCGGGGTTTGCTGCTTCCGCTGGTGGGCAATCTCTCGGACCGCTGGGGCCGAAAAAGTTTTCTCGCCACCGGACTCCTCATCTATGGAATCGTCGGACTCTTGATTCCGCAGGCCGAGAATATCGGTCAGCTCATTACCATCCGCAGTTTTCACGGCGTCGGTTCCGCCATGATAGTTCCCATAGCAATGGCCTACCTCAGCCTGCTCGCCCCCCGCGGCGAAGAGGGACGCTATATGAGTTATCTCAACATAGCGATTTTCTCCGGAATCGGCTGCGGTCCCATTATAGGTGGTCTG contains the following coding sequences:
- a CDS encoding 7-cyano-7-deazaguanine/7-aminomethyl-7-deazaguanine transporter; its protein translation is MLSLTAAQTRRALFFLIGFHILIIALSNYLVQLPLQIFGMHSTWGTFSFPFIFLATDLTVRVFGAVEARRIIFGAMLPALAVSYLFSVLFFEGIFQGMQGLTEVNFFVFRIALASFTAYVFGQLLDIKVFAGLRRSSKWWVAPSASTLLGNLLDTIIFFGVAFWASSDSFMAAHWPEIAALDYGFKITVSMLLFLPLYGVLLRYLTEKILIGNAERAIAG
- a CDS encoding acyl-CoA thioesterase, with protein sequence MKTGSSSTHTDAPFCHEFTVTPETIDQNGHVNNVVYIQWMQDIAVRHSEVCGGTAAIEERGCSWIVRSHAIDYLRPAFAGDRIVAVTWVVDFRKVRSLRKYQFLNKKDGRVLARGQTDWVHVNSGGRPCVIPEEVKACFPLLPDYSQ